In the Ovis aries strain OAR_USU_Benz2616 breed Rambouillet chromosome 18, ARS-UI_Ramb_v3.0, whole genome shotgun sequence genome, GACAGACGGTTAGGCTGAAGTGAGGAGATGGACGCTTCCAGGGCACTGGCTTCCCCCAGTGTCAGAGCCCTGGCTTCTCTGGATGGGGTGGTTGCCTGAGCCCCTGCCCGTCTTGTCTGGTGCTGACCCCAGTGGCCCCCTTCTCCCCTCATGGCCAGGATGGGAACCTTCCCAGTGGAGAGTCCATGGTGAGGCAGTTCCTGCAGGGTCAGAACTTCTTCCGTCAGGAGTTCGGGAAGATGTGCTCAGAGGTAGGCGGGGAGCTGCTGCACCTGCAGGCAGAGGGGGCCAGAGCTTGTCCTTGAGTGAAGAGGGGCTGCAGCTGGGCCACTCTGCTGTGCTCCCGGGTCCCCGTACCCCAGATGCCTTCTCCCTGCAGTTCTGGCTGCCAGACACATTCGGCTACTCCGCGCAGCTGCCCCAGATCATGCGTAGCTGTGGCATCAAGCGCTTCCTCACCCAAAAGCTGAGCTGGAACTTGGTGAACTCCTTCCCGGTGAGCAGGCCCTGGGGGGCCAGGCTTGGAGCAGGCCTGGGTCCCTCCTGGCCCGAACATCTCGCCCAGGCTTATTGAGGAGTCCTGGACAAaccacccagcccccacccagggAAGGCATGCCTCTCCCAGGGTCACACAACAGGGCGGGCAGGTAAGGGAGGCCCAGCTCTGCCTCAGCCCTGACTCTGGCCTCTCTCTTCCACCTATCTCCCTGCCTGAAGCACCATACCTTTTTCTGGGAGGGGCTGGATGGCTCCCAGGTGCTGGCCCACTTCCCGCCTGGTGACTCCTATGGGATGCAGGGCAGTGTAGAGGAGGTGAGAGGGCATATTGTGGCCAAGGTCGGGAAGGGAGGCAGGCTGGAGGCGGCTGGGTATCCAGCCGAAACTGACCGGTGTGAACCTGCCCCCACCTGTCCAGGTGCTGAAGACAGTGGCCAAAAACCGGGACAAGGGACGGACCAACCACAGCGCCTTCCTCTTTGGCTTTGGGGATGGAGGTGGTGGCCCCACCCAGACCATGGTGGACCGCTTGAAGCGGCTGTGCAATACCGACGGGCTGCCCAGGTCTGGCCTGGGTTCACTCTACCCCACCCTCTGCCCTTGCCCTGAGCCCTTCCTCTGATCAAACTTTGGGCCCAGCACCTCCCCTCAACCTTGTTCCCTCCGATCCCAGATCATGGGCACCTCCCAGCTTCTaccctggaggtggggtgggagaaaAGCCAAAGGTGGGAAGGGGCTTAAAGCCACTGAGGCAGAACTCTCCTGGGGGTGTCCAGACCTGGATTTGTCTGGACAGGGAGTCTTTTGGGGGTGGCTTCTTTCCGTTGGGGCTGGCTCTTGTCCCACTTGCATGGAGGAAGGATAAGTCGCATGGCCCAGGCTGGGAGACCCAAGCTTGCAGTCTCCCTCAGGGTGCAGCTGTCCTCTCCGGAGCAACTCTTCTCAGCGCTGGAGGGCCACTCGGGGCAGCTGTGCACCTGGGTTGGGGAGCTCTTCCTGGAGCTACACAATGGCACCTACACCACCCATGCCCAGGTCAGGGACTGGCTGTTGAGCCAGCGAGGAGGGGGCGCCCTAGAGTGGCCCAGACCGGGGGAAGAGGCTTGTGTTCCATGGAAGAGCTGAGAGGAGTGCAAGAGCTGGGTGCTCAGGAGCCTGAAAGTGGCAGGACTTAGCATCTCTGAGGGGGCAGGCTTTGGGGGCAGATAACACACAAGGCTTTATCCAGGAGTTCCTGGAGAGCATCAGGGGTTCTGAGCAAGAGAAGGGTTTGGCAGAGGGGGCCTGGGATGCTTGCTAAGGCTCTAGACTGAGTTCCCCTCACTTGGGCTCAGATCAAGAAGGGGAACCGGGAGTGTGAGCGGATCCTGCATGACGTGGAGCTGCTCAGCAGCCTGGCCCTGGCCCGCAGTGCCCAGTTCCTCTACCCAGCTGCCCTGCTGCAGGATCTCTGGAGGTCAGCCTGTTTTCTGTCCCCTGCCACCTGCTAACCTTACCCACACACCTCTGTGGCTGCCCCAGCCTCCCGGccttccccaccctcccagccttcccagccctgcccttggCCCCTGCAGGCTCCTGCTCCTGACCCAGTTCCATGATGTGGTGACTGGGAGCTGCATCCAGCTGGTGGCAGAGGAAGCCATGTGCCACTACGAAGGTGAGGCTGACAACATTTCCATGGCTCTCGCACCCAGTGCAGTGCCCAGAGTGTCCCCCGTGGGACATTCAGGGGTCACCCCGACCCCCTGCCCGCCCATAACCAACCAGTCTCTCCCTAGACATCCGTTCCCATGGCAACACACTGCTCAGTGCTGCAGCTGCAGCCCTGTGTGCTGGGGAGCCAGGTCCCGAGGGCCTTCTGATTGTCAACACGCTGCCCTGGAAGCGCACTGAAGTGCTGGCTCTGCCCCGGCCTGGTGGGGCCCACTGCTTAGGTATGAGCTGGGGAGAAGGGTGGCTACTGTGGCAGGACGGATCAAGGCCAAATTGAGAGTCAGGGACATTCCCCTGGGGGTCTCTGCCCCGGGGTGCCCTAggccagagaggaggaggagtgtTCACCCGCTCCACCCTACCTTACCCTTTCCCAAGTATGGTTCCTGAAAGGTCAAGAAGGCCGCACTGACACCCAggctcctccccagccctggtcACTGTCCCCGGCATGGGCTATgctcctgcccccgcccccacctcaccGCAGCCCCTGCTGCCCCAGCAGCCTGTGTTCGTAGTGCAAGAGGTGAGTGCTGGCGCATGGCGGTGGGGCAGGGGCTGTCCTGGGCTGTCCCTAACAACGTGGAAGTTCTGAGCTCCCCAGTCTGGAGCAAGTGGTGAGGCAGAGCTAGGGCTGGGGGTCGGGTGGGCTGTTGGTTGTGGGAAGCCCCTGCAGACCTAGCCTCAAGGCCCCCTCCCACCAAGACTGACGGTTCTGTGACTCTGGACAACGGCATCCTCCGAGTGAGGCTGGACCCAACTGGCCGCCTGACATCCCTGGTGCTGGTGGCCTCCGGCAGGTGCTAaccccttgccctctcccagtgCCTGGCAGGTGGACCCCAAACCTCTCGTTCCCTCTGTCCCCTGGCCACAGCTGACCACAGCAGCCCACGAGTGGCTCTGGACTGGGACCCACACGtggaacaggggctactctccctACTTTCCACCCTGCCCACCTCAAACAGCTGGGGAGATCAAGGTCATTCAGTTGTACTGATGTCCATGTCCTTCCAGGGAGGCCATTGCTGAGGGTGCCGTGGGGAACCAGTTTGTGCTGTTTGACGATGTCCCCCTGTACTGGGATGCGTGGGACATCATGGACTACCACCTAGAAACACGGTGCGGGCTGGGCAGGGCTCTGGGCGGCAGTGGTAGAAATATGAACGCGTGTACTGGGCCCACTCCACCAGTCTGTCCTGGCTCAGCGCCTCGCCCCTCTATTCCACAGGAAGCCAGTGCTGGGCCAGGCAGGGACCCTGGCAGTGGGCACTGAGGGTGGCGTGCGGGGCAGCGCCTGGTTCCTGCTGCAGATCAGTCCTAATAGTCGGCTCAGCCAGGAGGTTGTGCTGGACGTTGGCTGCCCCTATGTCCGCTTCCACACTGAGGTAGCAGGGGGCAGGGTGGTGGGGTATCTTCCCTGGGTGTGGCTGGTGAGGAGGGGCCAGCCCCTTGTACCCCCACCCCCCGACAGGTGCACTGGCACGAGGCCCACAAGTTCCTGAAGGTGGAGTTCCCTGCCCGTGTGCGCAGCCCCCAGGCGACTTACGAGGTCCAGTTTGGACATCTGCAGCGGCCCACCCACTACAACACCTCTTGGGACTGGGCTCGATTTGAGGTCTGCCATGGGGTGGTGTGGAGTAGAAGGTTTGGctcctccctgggtggggaacgaCTAGTTGTGTGGTATGGGGTGAGGAGGAACATGATGGTTCCTGGCGtgtatgccaggcattgtgccaaGTGCTTTATGTTCAGTTTGATATTCATGCCCATTTGGTGGGGTAAGTACTCTTAATCCACCTTTCCCAGATGAGGGACTGAGGCTTAGACAGGCTGTGTGGTGTGCCCAGGGCCTCCCGAGGTAAGAGCTGGAATTCAATCAATCATGAGGTCCCAAAGCATCCCTCAGTCTAGGACAAGGAGCTCTGAAGCACACGGAGGAGGGGGGCCACCAAGTGGGTCTCTGATCTACGCTCCAGGTGTGGGCCCACCGCTGGATGGATCTCTCAGAGCATGGCTTTGGGCTGGCTCTGCTCAATGACTGCAAGTATGGCGCGTCAGTACGGGGCAACGTCCTCAGCCTCTCGCTGTGAGTGGGGGGCTCCCCCAGGGACTGGTATGGGATCCTGGTCTTGTCAGGATAGAACTGCAGCAGCTCTGGTCTGTCCCTTTCCCACCCTTCCCACCCCAGCTTGCGGGCGCCTAAGTCCCCTGACGCCACCGTGGACATGGGGCGGCACGAGTTCACCTACGCGCTGATGCCGCACAAGGGTGAGTGCTGCGCCCCATACCCCTCTGCCCTTCTCGGCCTCTGCTGCCGTAAGTGGGGAAAACGTTCATAGTCCGGCGCCCTGACCCCATGTTCCACCACACGTCCCTTTTCCGGTCTGTGCCCAGGCTCGTTCCAGGACGCTGGCGTTATCCCCGCTGCTTACAGCCTCAACTTTCCCCTGCTGGCGCTGCCCGCCCCGGGCCCGGCGCCCGCCGCCGCCTGGAGTGCCTTCTCAGTTTCCTCGCCCGCGGTAGTGCTGGAGACCGTCAAGCAggcaaggggtggggtggggtggggggggggggggcggggcgggggcggggcgggggcgggcctAGTGTAggccccacccaccacccacctccctccgcagGCGGAGACCAGCCCCCAGGGCCGCACGCTCCTGCTGCGGCTGTATGAGGCCCATGGCAGTCACAGCGACTGCTGGCTGCACACGTCGCTGCCGGTTCAGGAGGCCGTCCTGTGAGTTGGGGCGTGGGGTGGCAGTGGGGGTCTTGCCCTTGCGGGGCCCTCATCACCTCCTGTTCTGCAGCTGTGACTTCCTGGAGCGCCGCGACCCTGCTGGCCCTTTGCTCCTCCGGGACAACCGCCTGAAGCTCGCCTTTACTCCTTTCCAAGTGCAGTCCTTGTTGCTTGTTCTGCAGCCCCCACCGAACTGAGTCCCTGAGGGTGGGGTTTTGTTTGTGGAAGGCTTTGGCAGCGCCTCAGTTCTGCCTCCTGAGCCTGAAGCAAGGGTCAGTTACCTCTTAAACAATAAACCTTTGGCTCAGGAAACCTGCTGGTAGCCCCTGCTCAGCCCCCTCAGGGCCCATTCTCAGGCTTTGAGGGGACAGTTTTTACCCCAGGTATTTGGGGCAGGGGCAAGACCCAAGGTTATCTGTGTATGCAGCGTCTGGATTGCAGCCCCCATGAGAGAGACCCGGGATACTGGTGACCATAAACTGACTAAAAGACCATGATACAAGACGGTGTTCTGGGGCTTCATggtagtccagcggttaagactatgtgcttccaatgcagggggcatgggttcagtccctggtcagggagtttaGATCCCACATGGGAAAAAACAAGCGGCGCTTCCCCCTGTACCCACAGATAGGGCTTGGGGCTGAGGAGGCCTGGTGGGTGGGTTCTGGCTGACCCCCACTAGGAGGAGAGCACTGACTAGTCTGGACGAGGCTAGGGCAGCAGCCACAGGCCCTGAGGAGTCCTGGACTGGAGGAGCGTTAGAGTCTGGGCTAACTGGGCAGGGAGTCTGCACCACCCATGAGGGGCCATCCCTGCAGAGGCCATGGCCCTCCTGTCCTCAGGACTGGGCAGCAGGCCCTTCACATTCAGCCTTCCCAGACCTTCTGCAGTCAGCCCAAGAAGTGCTGAGAAGTTCAAGTTTATGCATTTACTAAAAATTAGCATTTTTCACATGGGCTTTAAAAATGGCGATAGTGGGGtacaattaaaaatgtaattgtGTAGGGAATGGCCATAGGGTCAGAGCATCCAGTTCCTGCAACTTCGAGGAAGCCACACAGGCCCAGATCCAGGGTGCCAGGAGGAGGGGTGGATACAAGCAAGAAGAGCCTCTTGCTAGGAGGCTGAGGTCCCCTCAGGCTCCAAGGATAGGGTGTCAGCCTTGATCTTCCGGGTTCTGTGGCGGCCTAGGGAAGGACATGTGGGATGGCAGTCCCTGGCCAAGGACTCCCCAAGAGTCTCCCTTCTGCCTTTGTTCACATGCTCCTCCCAAGCACACTGCCATCCCTTCCTCCTGGGGAGCTCGC is a window encoding:
- the MAN2C1 gene encoding alpha-mannosidase 2C1 isoform X4; its protein translation is MSTSSWWTWSSCWGSPRWGLRGRTLLQGLGEDNQRSFQALYTANQMVNVCDPAQPETFPVAQALASKFFGQRGGESQHTIHAMGHCHIDTAWLWPFKETVRKCARSWVTVVQLMERNPEFIFACSQAQQLEWVRSHYPGLHARLQEFACRGQFVPVGGTWVEMDGNLPSGESMVRQFLQGQNFFRQEFGKMCSEFWLPDTFGYSAQLPQIMRSCGIKRFLTQKLSWNLVNSFPHHTFFWEGLDGSQVLAHFPPGDSYGMQGSVEEVLKTVAKNRDKGRTNHSAFLFGFGDGGGGPTQTMVDRLKRLCNTDGLPRVQLSSPEQLFSALEGHSGQLCTWVGELFLELHNGTYTTHAQIKKGNRECERILHDVELLSSLALARSAQFLYPAALLQDLWRLLLLTQFHDVVTGSCIQLVAEEAMCHYEDIRSHGNTLLSAAAAALCAGEPGPEGLLIVNTLPWKRTEVLALPRPGGAHCLALVTVPGMGYAPAPAPTSPQPLLPQQPVFVVQETDGSVTLDNGILRVRLDPTGRLTSLVLVASGREAIAEGAVGNQFVLFDDVPLYWDAWDIMDYHLETRKPVLGQAGTLAVGTEGGVRGSAWFLLQISPNSRLSQEVVLDVGCPYVRFHTEVHWHEAHKFLKVEFPARVRSPQATYEVQFGHLQRPTHYNTSWDWARFEVWAHRWMDLSEHGFGLALLNDCKYGASVRGNVLSLSLLRAPKSPDATVDMGRHEFTYALMPHKGSFQDAGVIPAAYSLNFPLLALPAPGPAPAAAWSAFSVSSPAVVLETVKQAETSPQGRTLLLRLYEAHGSHSDCWLHTSLPVQEAVLCDFLERRDPAGPLLLRDNRLKLAFTPFQVQSLLLVLQPPPN
- the MAN2C1 gene encoding alpha-mannosidase 2C1 isoform X3; this translates as MAAAAPALKHWRTTLERVEKFVSPLYFTDCNLRGRLFGDSCPVAELSSFLTPERLPYQEAVQQDFRPAQVGDSFGPTWWTCWFRVELTIPEAWVGQEVHLRWESDGEGLVWRDGEPVQGLTKEGEKTSYILTDKLGEKDPRSLTLYVEVACNGLLGAGKGSMIAAPDPEKMFQVSRAELAVFHRDVYKLLVDLELLLGIAKGLGEDNQRSFQALYTANQMVNVCDPAQPETFPVAQALASKFFGQRGGESQHTIHAMGHCHIDTAWLWPFKETVRKCARSWVTVVQLMERNPEFIFACSQAQQLEWVRSHYPGLHARLQEFACRGQFVPVGGTWVEMDGNLPSGESMVRQFLQGQNFFRQEFGKMCSEFWLPDTFGYSAQLPQIMRSCGIKRFLTQKLSWNLVNSFPVLKTVAKNRDKGRTNHSAFLFGFGDGGGGPTQTMVDRLKRLCNTDGLPRVQLSSPEQLFSALEGHSGQLCTWVGELFLELHNGTYTTHAQIKKGNRECERILHDVELLSSLALARSAQFLYPAALLQDLWRLLLLTQFHDVVTGSCIQLVAEEAMCHYEDIRSHGNTLLSAAAAALCAGEPGPEGLLIVNTLPWKRTEVLALPRPGGAHCLALVTVPGMGYAPAPAPTSPQPLLPQQPVFVVQETDGSVTLDNGILRVRLDPTGRLTSLVLVASGREAIAEGAVGNQFVLFDDVPLYWDAWDIMDYHLETRKPVLGQAGTLAVGTEGGVRGSAWFLLQISPNSRLSQEVVLDVGCPYVRFHTEVHWHEAHKFLKVEFPARVRSPQATYEVQFGHLQRPTHYNTSWDWARFEVWAHRWMDLSEHGFGLALLNDCKYGASVRGNVLSLSLLRAPKSPDATVDMGRHEFTYALMPHKGSFQDAGVIPAAYSLNFPLLALPAPGPAPAAAWSAFSVSSPAVVLETVKQAETSPQGRTLLLRLYEAHGSHSDCWLHTSLPVQEAVLCDFLERRDPAGPLLLRDNRLKLAFTPFQVQSLLLVLQPPPN
- the MAN2C1 gene encoding alpha-mannosidase 2C1 isoform X1, whose translation is MAAAAPALKHWRTTLERVEKFVSPLYFTDCNLRGRLFGDSCPVAELSSFLTPERLPYQEAVQQDFRPAQVGDSFGPTWWTCWFRVELTIPEAWVGQEVHLRWESDGEGLVWRDGEPVQGLTKEGEKTSYILTDKLGEKDPRSLTLYVEVACNGLLGAGKGSMIAAPDPEKMFQVSRAELAVFHRDVYKLLVDLELLLGIAKGLGEDNQRSFQALYTANQMVNVCDPAQPETFPVAQALASKFFGQRGGESQHTIHAMGHCHIDTAWLWPFKETVRKCARSWVTVVQLMERNPEFIFACSQAQQLEWVRSHYPGLHARLQEFACRGQFVPVGGTWVEMDGNLPSGESMVRQFLQGQNFFRQEFGKMCSEFWLPDTFGYSAQLPQIMRSCGIKRFLTQKLSWNLVNSFPHHTFFWEGLDGSQVLAHFPPGDSYGMQGSVEEVLKTVAKNRDKGRTNHSAFLFGFGDGGGGPTQTMVDRLKRLCNTDGLPRVQLSSPEQLFSALEGHSGQLCTWVGELFLELHNGTYTTHAQIKKGNRECERILHDVELLSSLALARSAQFLYPAALLQDLWRLLLLTQFHDVVTGSCIQLVAEEAMCHYEDIRSHGNTLLSAAAAALCAGEPGPEGLLIVNTLPWKRTEVLALPRPGGAHCLALVTVPGMGYAPAPAPTSPQPLLPQQPVFVVQETDGSVTLDNGILRVRLDPTGRLTSLVLVASGREAIAEGAVGNQFVLFDDVPLYWDAWDIMDYHLETRKPVLGQAGTLAVGTEGGVRGSAWFLLQISPNSRLSQEVVLDVGCPYVRFHTEVHWHEAHKFLKVEFPARVRSPQATYEVQFGHLQRPTHYNTSWDWARFEVWAHRWMDLSEHGFGLALLNDCKYGASVRGNVLSLSLLRAPKSPDATVDMGRHEFTYALMPHKGSFQDAGVIPAAYSLNFPLLALPAPGPAPAAAWSAFSVSSPAVVLETVKQAETSPQGRTLLLRLYEAHGSHSDCWLHTSLPVQEAVLCDFLERRDPAGPLLLRDNRLKLAFTPFQVQSLLLVLQPPPN
- the MAN2C1 gene encoding alpha-mannosidase 2C1 isoform X5; its protein translation is MAAAAPALKHWRTTLERVEKFVSPLYFTDCNLRGRLFGDSCPVAELSSFLTPERLPYQEAVQQDFRPAQVGDSFGPTWWTCWFRVELTIPEAWVGQEVHLRWESDGEGLVWRDGEPVQGLTKEGEKTSYILTDKLGEKDPRSLTLYVEVACNGLLGAGKGSMIAAPDPEKMFQVSRAELAVFHRDVYKLLVDLELLLGIAKGLGEDNQRSFQALYTANQMVNVCDPAQPETFPVAQALASKFFGQRGGESQHTIHAMGHCHIDTAWLWPFKETVRKCARSWVTVVQLMERNPEFIFACSQAQQLEWVRSHYPGLHARLQEFACRGQFVPVGGTWVEMDGNLPSGESMVRQFLQGQNFFRQEFGKMCSEFWLPDTFGYSAQLPQIMRSCGIKRFLTQKLSWNLVNSFPHHTFFWEGLDGSQVLAHFPPGDSYGMQGSVEEVLKTVAKNRDKGRTNHSAFLFGFGDGGGGPTQTMVDRLKRLCNTDGLPRVQLSSPEQLFSALEGHSGQLCTWVGELFLELHNGTYTTHAQIKKGNRECERILHDVELLSSLALARSAQFLYPAALLQDLWRLLLLTQFHDVVTGSCIQLVAEEAMCHYEDIRSHGNTLLSAAAAALCAGEPGPEGLLIVNTLPWKRTEVLALPRPGGAHCLGMSWGEGLLPSPGHCPRHGLCSCPRPHLTAAPAAPAACVRSARAPADLASRPPPTKTDGSVTLDNGILRVRLDPTGRLTSLVLVASGREAIAEGAVGNQFVLFDDVPLYWDAWDIMDYHLETRKPVLGQAGTLAVGTEGGVRGSAWFLLQISPNSRLSQEVVLDVGCPYVRFHTEVHWHEAHKFLKVEFPARVRSPQATYEVQFGHLQRPTHYNTSWDWARFEVWAHRWMDLSEHGFGLALLNDCKYGASVRGNVLSLSLLRAPKSPDATVDMGRHEFTYALMPHKGSFQDAGVIPAAYSLNFPLLALPAPGPAPAAAWSAFSVSSPAVVLETVKQAETSPQGRTLLLRLYEAHGSHSDCWLHTSLPVQEAVLCDFLERRDPAGPLLLRDNRLKLAFTPFQVQSLLLVLQPPPN
- the MAN2C1 gene encoding alpha-mannosidase 2C1 isoform X2, which translates into the protein MAAAAPALKHWRTTLERVEKFVSPLYFTDCNLRGRLFGDSCPVAELSSFLTPERLPYQEAVQQDFRPAQVGDSFGPTWWTCWFRVELTIPEAWVGQEVHLRWESDGEGLVWRDGEPVQGLTKEGEKTSYILTDKLGEKDPRSLTLYVEVACNGLLGAGKGSMIAAPDPEKMFQVSRAELAVFHRDVYKLLVDLELLLGIAKGLGEDNQRSFQALYTANQMVNVCDPAQPETFPVAQALASKFFGQRGGESQHTIHAMGHCHIDTAWLWPFKETVRKCARSWVTVVQLMERNPEFIFACSQAQQLEWVRSHYPGLHARLQEFACRGQFVPVGGTWVEMDGNLPSGESMVRQFLQGQNFFRQEFGKMCSEFWLPDTFGYSAQLPQIMRSCGIKRFLTQKLSWNLVNSFPHHTFFWEGLDGSQVLAHFPPGDSYGMQGSVEEVLKTVAKNRDKGRTNHSAFLFGFGDGGGGPTQTMVDRLKRLCNTDGLPRSRRGTGSVSGSCMTWSCSAAWPWPAVPSSSTQLPCCRISGGQPVFCPLPPANLTHTPLWLPQPPGLPHPPSLPSPALGPCRLLLLTQFHDVVTGSCIQLVAEEAMCHYEDIRSHGNTLLSAAAAALCAGEPGPEGLLIVNTLPWKRTEVLALPRPGGAHCLALVTVPGMGYAPAPAPTSPQPLLPQQPVFVVQETDGSVTLDNGILRVRLDPTGRLTSLVLVASGREAIAEGAVGNQFVLFDDVPLYWDAWDIMDYHLETRKPVLGQAGTLAVGTEGGVRGSAWFLLQISPNSRLSQEVVLDVGCPYVRFHTEVHWHEAHKFLKVEFPARVRSPQATYEVQFGHLQRPTHYNTSWDWARFEVWAHRWMDLSEHGFGLALLNDCKYGASVRGNVLSLSLLRAPKSPDATVDMGRHEFTYALMPHKGSFQDAGVIPAAYSLNFPLLALPAPGPAPAAAWSAFSVSSPAVVLETVKQAETSPQGRTLLLRLYEAHGSHSDCWLHTSLPVQEAVLCDFLERRDPAGPLLLRDNRLKLAFTPFQVQSLLLVLQPPPN